The following proteins are encoded in a genomic region of Pseudomonas sp. Os17:
- a CDS encoding ABC transporter substrate-binding protein, producing the protein MTLRSLLHRSLFLALSLGTAQAFAAATHYPLTINSCDRQVTFKQAPRHALSHDINMTQMMLALGLKPRMVGYSGVSGWKAVTPQMSTLLDGLPELAAKYPSVETLLNANVDFFFAGWDYGMRIGGDLTPQTLAPLGINVYELTESCAFVMKRPAASLDDTYNDLRNLGRIFDVQDRANALIAQMQEQVAEVQKDLPKDKPRVFLYDSGEDRAMTSGRLGMPQALIDAAGGRNILDDVEASWTRVNWETVVERNPQVIVIVDYSEVTAEQKQQFLLNNQALQGVDAIKNQRFIVIPYVQATPGIDNVLAVETLAKGFHGQ; encoded by the coding sequence ATGACCTTGCGCTCCCTGCTCCACCGCAGCCTGTTTCTGGCCCTGTCACTGGGCACCGCCCAGGCCTTCGCCGCAGCCACCCACTACCCGCTGACGATCAACAGCTGCGACCGCCAAGTGACCTTCAAGCAGGCGCCGCGACACGCCCTCAGCCACGACATCAACATGACCCAGATGATGCTCGCCCTCGGGCTCAAGCCGCGCATGGTGGGCTACAGCGGCGTCAGTGGCTGGAAGGCCGTGACCCCGCAAATGAGCACCCTGCTCGACGGTCTGCCGGAGCTGGCGGCCAAGTACCCGTCGGTGGAAACCCTGCTCAACGCCAACGTCGACTTTTTCTTCGCCGGCTGGGACTACGGCATGCGCATCGGCGGCGACCTCACGCCGCAGACCCTGGCACCGCTGGGGATCAACGTCTATGAACTGACCGAGTCCTGCGCCTTCGTGATGAAGCGCCCGGCGGCCAGCCTCGACGACACCTACAACGACCTGCGCAACCTGGGCCGGATCTTCGACGTGCAGGACCGGGCCAACGCGCTGATCGCGCAGATGCAGGAGCAGGTCGCCGAGGTACAGAAGGACCTGCCCAAGGACAAGCCCCGGGTGTTCCTCTACGACAGCGGCGAAGACCGGGCCATGACCTCGGGCCGCCTGGGCATGCCCCAGGCCCTGATCGATGCGGCCGGCGGGCGCAACATTCTCGACGACGTCGAGGCCAGCTGGACCCGGGTCAACTGGGAAACCGTGGTCGAACGCAACCCGCAGGTGATCGTCATCGTCGACTACAGCGAAGTCACCGCCGAGCAGAAGCAGCAGTTCCTGCTGAACAACCAGGCCCTGCAAGGGGTCGACGCGATCAAGAACCAGCGTTTCATCGTCATCCCCTATGTGCAGGCCACCCCGGGGATCGACAACGTGCTGGCGGTTGAAACCCTGGCCAAGGGTTTCCACGGCCAATGA
- the urtA gene encoding urea ABC transporter substrate-binding protein, whose translation MKRRSLLKAFTLSASIAAMGMTWTVQAAETIKVGILHSLSGTMAISETSLKDMALMTIDEINAKGGVNGKLLEPVVVDPASNWPLFAEKGRQLLTQDKVAVVFGCWTSVSRKSVLPVFEELNGLLFYPVQYEGEEMSPNVFYTGAAPNQQAIPAVEYLMSEDGGSAKRFFLLGTDYVYPRTTNKILRSFLHSKGVADKDIEEVYTPFGHSDYQTIVANIKKFSAGGKTAVISTVNGDSNVPFYKELANQGLKATDVPVVAFSVGEEELRGIDTKPLVGNLAAWNYFESVDNPVNQKFVAAWKAYAKAKNLPGADKAVTNDPMEATYVGIHMWAQAVEKAKSTDVDKVREALAGQTFAAPSGYTLTMDKTNHHLHKPVMIGEIQPDGQFNVVWQTEGPIRAQPWSPFIPGNDKKPDYAVKSN comes from the coding sequence ATGAAGCGTCGTAGTTTGCTCAAGGCTTTCACTCTCTCGGCAAGCATTGCCGCGATGGGCATGACCTGGACCGTCCAGGCCGCCGAGACCATCAAGGTCGGTATCCTGCACTCCCTGTCGGGGACCATGGCGATCTCTGAAACCTCGCTCAAAGACATGGCGCTGATGACCATCGACGAGATCAACGCCAAGGGCGGGGTCAACGGCAAGCTGCTGGAACCGGTGGTGGTGGACCCGGCGTCCAACTGGCCGCTGTTCGCCGAGAAGGGCCGCCAGCTGCTGACCCAGGACAAGGTGGCGGTGGTGTTCGGCTGCTGGACTTCGGTGTCGCGCAAATCGGTGCTGCCGGTGTTCGAGGAACTCAACGGCCTGCTGTTCTACCCGGTGCAGTACGAAGGCGAAGAAATGTCGCCCAACGTCTTCTACACCGGCGCCGCGCCGAACCAGCAGGCGATCCCGGCCGTGGAATACCTGATGAGCGAAGACGGCGGCAGCGCCAAGCGCTTCTTCCTGCTGGGCACCGACTACGTCTACCCGCGCACCACCAACAAGATTTTGCGTTCGTTCCTGCACTCCAAGGGCGTGGCCGACAAGGACATCGAAGAGGTCTACACCCCGTTCGGTCACAGCGACTATCAAACCATCGTCGCCAACATCAAGAAGTTCTCCGCTGGCGGCAAGACCGCGGTGATCTCCACGGTCAACGGCGACTCCAACGTGCCCTTCTACAAGGAGCTGGCCAACCAGGGCCTGAAGGCCACCGACGTGCCGGTGGTGGCGTTCTCGGTGGGCGAGGAAGAACTGCGCGGCATCGACACCAAGCCGCTGGTGGGCAACCTCGCAGCGTGGAACTACTTCGAGTCGGTGGATAACCCGGTGAACCAGAAGTTCGTCGCTGCCTGGAAGGCCTACGCCAAGGCCAAGAACCTGCCGGGAGCGGACAAGGCGGTGACCAACGACCCGATGGAAGCCACCTACGTCGGCATCCACATGTGGGCCCAGGCGGTGGAGAAAGCCAAGTCCACCGATGTCGACAAGGTTCGTGAGGCGCTGGCCGGGCAGACCTTCGCCGCCCCCTCGGGCTACACCCTGACCATGGACAAGACCAACCACCACCTGCACAAGCCGGTGATGATCGGCGAGATCCAGCCGGACGGTCAGTTCAATGTGGTGTGGCAGACCGAAGGGCCGATCCGTGCCCAGCCCTGGAGCCCGTTCATTCCGGGCAACGACAAGAAGCCGGACTACGCGGTCAAGAGCAACTGA
- a CDS encoding copper chaperone PCu(A)C, which translates to MSQPSLVKQSLLLAALLLPACFANAHDYKAGELQIAHPWSQELPPNAPTVAAYFVVHNPGKNADTLLSVDSPIAGRAELHEHVKQGDMMKMQQVPKVAVPAGGEVTFAPMGYHVMLMELKDRSLLSDGKRFPLTLHFEKSGNVTVEVAVQKQAPDAMQGHMHDQ; encoded by the coding sequence ATGTCTCAACCATCCCTGGTCAAGCAATCCCTGCTCCTGGCCGCTCTGCTGCTGCCTGCCTGCTTCGCCAACGCCCATGACTACAAGGCCGGCGAATTGCAGATCGCCCATCCCTGGTCCCAGGAACTGCCGCCGAACGCGCCGACCGTGGCCGCGTACTTCGTGGTGCACAACCCGGGCAAGAACGCCGACACCCTGCTCAGTGTCGACTCGCCGATCGCCGGTCGGGCCGAGCTGCATGAGCACGTCAAGCAGGGCGACATGATGAAGATGCAGCAGGTGCCCAAGGTCGCGGTTCCCGCCGGTGGCGAGGTGACCTTCGCGCCCATGGGCTACCACGTGATGTTGATGGAGCTCAAGGATCGCAGCCTGCTCAGCGACGGCAAGCGCTTCCCCCTGACCCTGCACTTCGAGAAGTCCGGCAATGTCACGGTTGAGGTCGCCGTGCAGAAGCAGGCCCCCGACGCCATGCAAGGGCATATGCACGACCAGTAA
- a CDS encoding DUF2946 domain-containing protein, giving the protein MPRRNSRRVRRGSWISLFAMLMIFIGPLISQSMPMDHTTPMNMSSAMDMGDGAPGCHGESPHHAQQGKSQGEQHVLWEKCGYCSLLFNCPALPSGLSFAALATTPTSGFLIPATRLGHARQTVFPGALTRAPPILV; this is encoded by the coding sequence GTGCCGCGTCGCAACTCCCGGAGAGTTCGACGCGGCAGCTGGATCAGCCTGTTCGCCATGTTGATGATCTTTATCGGCCCGCTGATTTCCCAGTCGATGCCGATGGATCACACCACGCCGATGAACATGTCCTCCGCCATGGACATGGGCGACGGCGCGCCCGGCTGTCACGGTGAAAGCCCGCATCACGCCCAACAGGGCAAGTCCCAGGGCGAGCAGCATGTGCTCTGGGAAAAGTGCGGCTATTGCAGCCTGCTGTTCAACTGCCCGGCACTGCCTTCGGGCCTGTCGTTCGCCGCACTGGCGACCACACCCACCAGCGGTTTCCTGATCCCCGCCACGCGCCTGGGCCACGCCCGGCAGACCGTGTTCCCCGGCGCCCTGACTCGCGCCCCACCGATCCTCGTCTGA
- a CDS encoding TonB-dependent receptor — translation MNNSLLTGLCLIALPCLAQAAPSASSLTLPTGTISAATREADDSVSLNTPTRAGSRLNLSALETPASTDSLSGERIRARGDRSIQDAVSRSTGISRTGTPGDGGTSLSARGFTGQSSVMQLYDGNRLYTGMGTVTFPVDTWAVERVDVLRGPASVLYGEGATGAVINSIPKKPFSGAIENHLRLGYGSFDRQQQALDSGGSLNDSLSYRLNLNRERSNGWIDRGDSSADFVSAALRWQARDDLAFTLAHDYGDQNPMNNFGTPLIDGRLHKSLRDKNYNIRNDQQHYNDQWTRLTSEWQISDTLSASNELYYLKAQRRWQNAENYNFNPTTGQLSRSGYYGIGHQQEQVGDRQTFTLRHSLFGLDSQTLTGVDYNRIRFHLKSNSPFTDSVTNGQPLDLYHPAPGDFASNSPYRDQFKTTTKQMSVFAENRLQLSERWSLVSGVRRDYAHIDRDDLVKNERDDKTLTGNNWKAGLVFAVTADTSVYGQYSTSTDGVGGLISLSKSQQQFDLSSARQTEIGLKQAFWDQRGEWTLAAYHIVKKKLLTDVPGEPNRKQQVGQQSSNGLEASLELQLPHAWQLQANAAIVRAQYDDFQQDVNGVQVSRDGNRPVDVPRRTANLWLSKALNDDLRAGAGVRYVDARYADMANRNELPSYTVVDANLSWKALPNTTLGLQLNNLFDRQYAQSQYNDGQQWILGEPRSLFVTADYTF, via the coding sequence ATGAACAACTCCCTGCTGACCGGCCTCTGCCTGATCGCCCTGCCCTGCCTGGCCCAAGCGGCCCCATCTGCCTCGTCCCTGACCCTGCCTACCGGCACCATTTCGGCTGCGACCCGCGAGGCCGACGACAGCGTCAGCCTGAACACCCCCACCCGCGCCGGTTCGCGCCTGAACCTCAGCGCCCTGGAAACCCCGGCCAGCACCGACAGCCTGAGCGGCGAACGGATCCGCGCCCGGGGCGATCGCAGCATTCAGGATGCGGTATCACGCAGCACCGGCATCAGCCGCACCGGCACCCCGGGGGACGGCGGCACCTCGCTGTCGGCACGGGGCTTTACCGGGCAGAGCTCGGTGATGCAGCTGTATGACGGCAACCGCCTGTACACCGGCATGGGCACCGTGACCTTCCCGGTGGACACCTGGGCGGTGGAGCGGGTCGACGTGCTGCGTGGCCCGGCCTCGGTGCTGTATGGCGAAGGCGCCACCGGTGCGGTGATCAACAGCATTCCGAAAAAGCCGTTCAGCGGCGCGATCGAAAACCACCTGCGCCTGGGCTACGGCTCCTTCGATCGCCAGCAACAAGCCCTGGACAGCGGCGGCTCCCTGAACGACAGCCTGAGCTACCGGCTCAACCTCAACCGCGAGCGCAGCAACGGCTGGATCGACCGCGGCGACTCCAGCGCCGACTTCGTCAGTGCCGCCCTGCGCTGGCAAGCCCGCGACGACCTGGCCTTCACCCTGGCCCACGACTACGGCGACCAGAACCCGATGAACAACTTCGGCACGCCGCTGATCGACGGGCGTTTGCACAAGAGCCTGCGGGACAAGAACTACAACATCCGCAATGACCAGCAGCACTACAACGACCAGTGGACCCGCCTGACCAGCGAATGGCAGATTTCCGACACCCTCAGTGCCAGCAACGAGCTGTACTACCTCAAGGCACAGCGCCGCTGGCAGAACGCCGAGAACTACAACTTCAACCCGACCACCGGCCAACTGAGCCGCAGCGGTTACTACGGTATCGGCCACCAGCAGGAACAGGTCGGCGACCGCCAGACCTTCACCCTCCGGCACTCGCTGTTCGGCCTCGACAGCCAGACCCTGACCGGGGTGGACTACAACCGCATTCGCTTTCACCTGAAAAGCAATTCGCCCTTCACCGACAGCGTTACCAACGGTCAACCGCTGGACCTGTATCACCCGGCACCGGGCGACTTCGCCAGCAACAGCCCCTACCGCGATCAATTCAAGACCACCACCAAACAGATGTCGGTGTTCGCCGAAAACCGCCTGCAACTCAGCGAGCGCTGGTCCCTGGTGAGCGGTGTGCGCCGCGACTACGCGCATATCGATCGCGATGACTTGGTGAAGAACGAGCGCGATGACAAGACCCTCACCGGCAACAACTGGAAGGCCGGGCTGGTGTTCGCCGTCACTGCGGACACCTCGGTATACGGCCAGTACTCCACCAGCACCGACGGTGTCGGCGGGCTGATTTCCCTGAGCAAGAGCCAGCAGCAGTTCGACCTGTCCAGCGCCCGGCAGACCGAGATCGGCCTCAAGCAGGCGTTCTGGGACCAGCGCGGCGAATGGACCCTGGCGGCCTACCACATCGTCAAGAAGAAGCTGCTGACCGATGTGCCCGGCGAGCCGAACCGCAAACAGCAAGTGGGCCAACAATCCTCCAACGGCCTGGAAGCCAGCCTGGAGCTGCAACTGCCCCACGCCTGGCAACTGCAGGCCAACGCCGCCATCGTTCGTGCCCAGTACGATGACTTCCAGCAGGACGTCAACGGCGTGCAAGTCTCCCGCGATGGCAATCGCCCGGTGGACGTGCCGCGCCGCACCGCCAACCTGTGGCTGAGCAAGGCCCTCAACGATGACCTGCGGGCCGGCGCCGGAGTGCGCTACGTGGATGCGCGCTACGCCGATATGGCCAACCGCAACGAACTGCCCAGCTACACCGTGGTCGACGCCAACCTGTCGTGGAAAGCCCTGCCCAATACCACCCTGGGCCTGCAATTGAACAACCTGTTTGACCGCCAGTACGCACAAAGCCAATACAATGACGGCCAGCAATGGATACTCGGCGAGCCGCGCTCGTTGTTCGTCACCGCTGACTACACCTTTTAA
- a CDS encoding PepSY-associated TM helix domain-containing protein, with protein sequence MSRPNVSFYNLAWRWHFYAGLFVAPFMVMLALTGIIYLFKPQLDPLMYPSLLKVPAGHHQLSADDLLQRVQAAYPRGHITQYLPPIDAERSAQFVVQDQGQELNVFIDPYHGDVLGEQDAKRNLQAVARAIHGELMIGTVGDRLVELAAGWGIVLVVSGLYLWWPRGKSSAGVLWPRFNARGRLFWRDLHSVLGFWGAAFLLLMLLSGMTWTGFWGKQYADLWNRFPAAMWNDVPTSDQQARTLNSATRQTVPWALENTPMPMSGDHAEHMAHSGADSAPAAPSVSLQAVQDIARQRQVAPGYSITLPKSATGVFTISVFADDPRHDATLHVDQYSGQVLADVRWQHYSNVARATELGVMLHEGKMFGRINQILVLVVCLMILLSAVSGIVIWWKRRPQGRLGVPPLRHDLPKWKTAILIMALLALAFPLVGASLVAVWLLDRLLLSRFNHGPESASSST encoded by the coding sequence ATGAGTCGACCCAACGTGTCTTTCTATAACCTGGCCTGGCGCTGGCATTTCTACGCCGGGCTGTTCGTGGCTCCATTCATGGTGATGCTGGCCCTGACCGGCATCATCTACCTGTTCAAGCCGCAACTGGACCCGCTGATGTACCCCAGCCTGCTCAAGGTGCCCGCCGGTCATCACCAGCTGAGCGCCGACGATTTGCTGCAACGGGTGCAAGCGGCCTACCCCCGGGGCCATATCACGCAGTACCTGCCGCCCATCGATGCCGAGCGCAGTGCGCAGTTCGTGGTGCAGGACCAGGGGCAGGAGCTGAATGTCTTCATCGACCCCTACCACGGCGACGTGCTCGGCGAGCAGGATGCCAAGCGCAACCTGCAGGCCGTGGCCCGGGCCATTCACGGCGAACTGATGATCGGCACCGTCGGCGACCGCCTGGTGGAACTGGCCGCGGGCTGGGGCATCGTCCTGGTGGTGTCCGGCCTGTACCTGTGGTGGCCCCGGGGCAAGTCGTCGGCCGGCGTGCTATGGCCGCGCTTCAATGCCCGCGGCCGCCTGTTCTGGCGTGACCTGCACAGCGTGCTGGGCTTCTGGGGCGCGGCATTCCTGCTGCTGATGCTGCTCAGCGGCATGACCTGGACCGGCTTCTGGGGCAAGCAGTACGCCGACCTGTGGAACCGCTTCCCGGCGGCCATGTGGAACGATGTACCGACCTCCGACCAGCAGGCCCGCACACTCAACAGCGCCACGCGCCAGACCGTACCCTGGGCGCTGGAAAACACGCCGATGCCGATGTCCGGCGACCACGCCGAACACATGGCCCATAGCGGGGCCGACAGTGCTCCCGCGGCCCCGAGCGTCAGCCTGCAAGCGGTGCAGGACATCGCTCGACAGCGCCAGGTGGCGCCGGGCTACAGCATTACCCTGCCCAAGAGCGCCACCGGGGTGTTCACCATTTCGGTGTTCGCCGATGACCCGCGCCACGACGCCACCCTGCATGTCGACCAATACAGCGGCCAGGTCCTGGCCGACGTACGCTGGCAGCATTACAGCAACGTGGCCCGGGCCACCGAGCTTGGGGTGATGCTGCATGAGGGCAAGATGTTCGGCCGCATCAACCAGATCCTGGTGCTGGTGGTGTGCCTGATGATCCTGCTCAGCGCCGTGAGCGGCATCGTCATCTGGTGGAAGCGGCGTCCCCAGGGTCGACTCGGCGTCCCACCGCTGCGCCATGACCTGCCGAAATGGAAAACCGCGATCCTGATCATGGCGTTGCTGGCCCTGGCCTTTCCGTTGGTCGGGGCCTCGCTGGTTGCCGTGTGGCTGCTCGATCGCCTGCTGCTGTCACGCTTCAACCACGGCCCTGAATCGGCTTCATCTTCAACATGA
- a CDS encoding ABC transporter ATP-binding protein produces MTSLNLTNLAWTPLGQGHCHHQFQLREASLQVAAGEFVGLIGPNGSGKTSLLRCAYRFSKPQQGEVQLAHHNVWKQSPRWCAQRIAVVLQEFPDAFGLTVEEVVAMGRTPHKGLFDGDTEQDRRIAREALESVGLLGFEDHAFATLSGGEKQRVILARALAQRPQLLILDEPTNHLDPRYQLELLQRVKRLGIGTLASIHDLNLAAAFCDRLYVLDHGRIVASGSPAEVLTVELLRNVFGVEALIDAHPLSGYPRITWITQP; encoded by the coding sequence ATGACCTCGCTGAACCTCACCAACCTGGCCTGGACACCCCTGGGCCAGGGCCACTGCCATCACCAGTTCCAACTGCGTGAGGCCAGCCTGCAGGTGGCGGCCGGCGAATTCGTCGGCCTGATCGGCCCCAACGGCAGCGGCAAGACCAGCCTGCTGCGCTGCGCCTACCGCTTCAGCAAGCCGCAGCAGGGCGAGGTGCAACTGGCCCACCACAACGTCTGGAAGCAGTCGCCGCGCTGGTGCGCGCAGCGCATTGCCGTGGTGCTCCAGGAGTTCCCCGACGCCTTCGGCCTGACCGTGGAAGAAGTGGTCGCCATGGGCCGCACGCCGCACAAGGGCCTGTTCGACGGCGACACCGAACAAGACCGGCGCATCGCCCGCGAGGCCCTGGAATCGGTGGGCCTGCTGGGCTTCGAGGACCATGCGTTCGCCACCTTGTCGGGGGGCGAGAAACAGCGGGTGATCCTGGCCCGGGCCCTGGCTCAGCGACCGCAGTTGCTGATCCTCGATGAACCGACCAATCACCTCGACCCGCGCTACCAGCTGGAGCTGCTGCAACGGGTCAAGCGCCTGGGCATCGGCACCCTGGCGAGCATCCATGACCTGAACCTGGCCGCGGCGTTCTGCGACCGGCTGTACGTCCTCGATCACGGGCGCATCGTCGCCAGCGGATCCCCCGCCGAGGTACTGACGGTCGAGCTGTTGCGTAATGTCTTCGGGGTCGAGGCCCTGATCGACGCCCATCCCCTGTCCGGCTACCCACGAATCACCTGGATCACTCAACCATGA
- a CDS encoding FecCD family ABC transporter permease — protein sequence MIKGRYAWLLLSLGALLLASCVLSLGFGPARVPAEVVGRILLHKALGLGTVDWSPGQEHIVWLIRVPRMLLGALVGAGLALIGAVLQAVTRNPLADPHLLGVTSGATLGAVIVVLHLGQVIGLLTLPLAAFVGALLSMALVLGIAARNGRLDSDRLLLCGVAVSFVMMAVANLLLFMGDHRASSAVMFWMLGGLGLARWELLAVPAASVLLGLGLLLGMARPLNALMAGEQTAVTLGLNARNVRLKVFLIASLMTGVLVSISGSIGFVGLMVPHIARRLVGAEHRRLLPVCVLLGSLFLVWVDVAARTLIAPEDLPIGVATAAIGGLFFIGLMRRR from the coding sequence ATGATCAAGGGTCGCTATGCCTGGCTGTTGCTGAGCCTGGGCGCCCTGCTGCTGGCGTCCTGTGTGCTGTCCCTGGGGTTTGGCCCGGCGCGGGTGCCGGCGGAGGTGGTCGGGCGGATTCTCCTGCACAAGGCCCTGGGCCTGGGCACGGTGGACTGGAGCCCGGGCCAGGAGCATATCGTCTGGCTGATCCGCGTGCCGCGCATGCTGCTCGGCGCTCTGGTCGGCGCCGGGCTGGCCCTGATCGGCGCGGTGCTGCAGGCCGTGACCCGCAACCCCCTGGCCGACCCGCACCTGCTGGGGGTGACCTCCGGCGCCACCCTGGGCGCGGTGATCGTGGTGCTGCACCTGGGGCAGGTCATCGGCCTCCTGACCTTGCCCCTGGCGGCCTTTGTCGGCGCCCTGCTGAGCATGGCCCTGGTCCTGGGGATCGCCGCCCGCAACGGCCGCCTGGACAGCGACCGCCTGCTGCTGTGCGGGGTGGCGGTGTCCTTCGTGATGATGGCGGTGGCCAACCTGCTGCTGTTCATGGGCGATCACCGGGCCAGCTCGGCGGTGATGTTCTGGATGCTCGGCGGCCTGGGTCTGGCGCGCTGGGAACTGCTGGCGGTTCCCGCGGCCAGTGTGCTGCTGGGGCTGGGTTTGCTGCTGGGCATGGCGCGGCCGCTGAATGCCCTGATGGCCGGCGAGCAGACCGCCGTGACCCTGGGCCTGAATGCGCGCAACGTGCGCCTGAAGGTGTTCCTGATCGCCTCGCTGATGACCGGAGTGCTGGTGTCCATCAGCGGCTCCATCGGTTTTGTCGGGCTGATGGTGCCGCACATCGCCCGGCGCCTGGTGGGCGCCGAACATCGCCGCTTGCTGCCGGTGTGCGTGCTGCTGGGCAGCCTGTTCCTGGTCTGGGTCGACGTCGCCGCCCGCACCCTGATCGCCCCCGAGGACCTGCCGATCGGCGTGGCCACGGCGGCCATTGGCGGGCTGTTCTTCATCGGCCTGATGCGCCGCCGCTGA
- a CDS encoding TonB-dependent copper receptor has product MFSADSRLGVAQPFKPFALNPARLHFNRALAVLCGALLSPLALADDAPMEHAQHSTELSPTVITAVAPSSPLTVVTNPKDPRQPVPASDGGDYLKTIPGFALVRNGGTNGDPVLRGMFGSRLNILTNGGMMLGACPGRMDAPTSYISPETYDRLTVIKGPQTVLWGPGASAGTVLFEREPEHFGELGTRVNASLLAGSNGRFDKTLDAAAGGPLGYVRVIGNTAHSDDYKDGNNDTVASRYDKWNGDVALGWTPDADTLLELTAGKGDGEARYAGRGMDGSQFKRESLGLRFEKSNLGEVLDKVEAQVYYNYADHVMDNYSLRTPSGTGMMAGPMASNVDRRTLGARIKATWRWADLQLIGGLDAQTNEHRARASSGIDTYKQLPRTKDADFHNYGAFGELTWYAAERDRLITGARLDRASAKDYRERIGSGMMSRANPTAGDTRADTLPSGFVRYEHDLADSPTTLYVGLGHTQRFPDYWELFSPKMGPAGSLNAFDSIKPEKTTQLDFGLQYQSEDLEAWASGYIGQVRDYILFDYNTQMMNMSTSRADNIDARIMGGELGAAYKLTSNWKADATLAYAWGKNSSDGKALPQMPPLDARFGLTYSQDDWSAGALWRVVAAQNRVDLNKGNVVGKDFGKSGGFGVFSLNGAYRVTKNLKLSTGVDNLFGKAYAEHLNLAGNAGFGYPANDPQAIKEPGRTLWTKVDLSF; this is encoded by the coding sequence ATGTTTTCTGCTGACTCTCGCCTGGGCGTTGCCCAGCCATTCAAGCCCTTCGCCTTGAACCCTGCCCGCCTGCATTTCAACCGTGCTCTGGCGGTACTCTGCGGCGCCCTGCTGAGCCCCCTGGCACTGGCCGACGATGCGCCAATGGAGCACGCCCAACACAGCACCGAGCTGAGCCCGACGGTGATCACCGCCGTCGCCCCGAGCTCGCCGCTGACCGTGGTCACCAATCCCAAGGACCCGCGCCAGCCGGTCCCGGCCAGTGACGGCGGCGACTACCTGAAGACCATTCCCGGCTTTGCCCTGGTGCGCAACGGCGGCACCAATGGCGACCCGGTGTTGCGGGGCATGTTCGGCTCGCGGCTGAACATCCTCACCAACGGCGGCATGATGCTCGGCGCCTGCCCCGGACGCATGGACGCACCGACGTCCTACATTTCCCCGGAAACCTACGACCGCCTGACCGTGATCAAGGGCCCGCAAACCGTGCTCTGGGGCCCGGGCGCCTCGGCCGGCACCGTGCTGTTCGAGCGCGAACCGGAACACTTCGGCGAGCTCGGCACCCGGGTCAACGCCAGCCTGCTGGCCGGTTCCAACGGCCGTTTCGACAAGACCCTGGACGCGGCCGCCGGTGGTCCCCTCGGCTATGTGCGGGTGATCGGCAACACCGCCCATTCCGACGATTACAAAGACGGCAACAACGACACCGTGGCCTCGCGCTACGACAAGTGGAACGGTGACGTGGCCCTGGGCTGGACCCCGGACGCCGACACCCTGCTGGAGCTCACCGCCGGCAAGGGTGACGGTGAAGCCCGCTACGCCGGGCGCGGCATGGACGGCTCGCAGTTCAAGCGTGAAAGCCTGGGCCTGCGTTTCGAAAAATCCAACCTCGGCGAGGTGCTGGACAAGGTCGAGGCCCAGGTCTACTACAACTACGCCGACCACGTGATGGACAACTACAGCCTGCGCACCCCGTCCGGCACCGGAATGATGGCCGGCCCCATGGCCTCCAACGTCGACCGCCGCACCCTCGGCGCGCGGATCAAGGCCACCTGGCGCTGGGCCGACCTGCAACTGATCGGCGGCCTGGATGCCCAGACCAACGAGCATCGCGCCCGGGCCAGCAGCGGCATCGACACCTACAAGCAACTGCCCCGCACCAAGGACGCCGACTTCCATAACTACGGCGCCTTCGGCGAGCTGACCTGGTACGCCGCCGAGCGTGATCGCCTGATCACCGGCGCGCGCCTGGACCGCGCCTCGGCCAAGGACTATCGCGAGCGCATCGGCTCGGGAATGATGAGCCGCGCCAACCCCACCGCCGGCGACACCCGCGCCGATACCCTGCCCAGCGGCTTCGTGCGCTACGAGCACGACCTGGCCGACAGCCCGACCACGCTCTACGTCGGCCTTGGCCACACCCAGCGCTTCCCCGACTACTGGGAGCTGTTCTCGCCGAAAATGGGCCCGGCCGGCTCGCTGAATGCCTTCGATTCGATCAAGCCGGAAAAAACCACTCAGCTGGACTTCGGCCTGCAATACCAGAGCGAAGACCTTGAAGCCTGGGCCTCGGGCTATATCGGCCAGGTGCGTGACTACATCCTCTTCGACTACAACACCCAGATGATGAACATGAGCACCTCCCGGGCCGACAACATCGACGCCCGAATCATGGGCGGCGAACTGGGCGCGGCCTACAAGCTGACCTCCAACTGGAAAGCCGATGCGACCCTGGCCTACGCCTGGGGCAAGAACAGCAGCGATGGCAAGGCCCTGCCGCAGATGCCGCCGCTGGATGCGCGCTTCGGCCTGACCTACAGCCAGGACGACTGGAGCGCCGGGGCCTTGTGGCGGGTGGTGGCGGCGCAAAACCGCGTCGACCTGAACAAGGGCAACGTGGTCGGCAAGGACTTCGGCAAGAGCGGTGGCTTCGGCGTGTTCTCCCTCAACGGCGCCTACCGGGTGACCAAGAACCTCAAGCTCAGCACCGGGGTCGACAACCTGTTCGGCAAGGCCTACGCCGAACACCTGAACCTGGCGGGCAACGCCGGCTTCGGCTACCCGGCCAATGATCCCCAGGCGATCAAGGAGCCCGGGCGCACCCTGTGGACCAAGGTCGACCTGAGCTTCTGA